CGCAGATGGTCCGCCACCGCCATCGCGTTCGGCACCACCGAGCCCTGGCCCACGATCACCCACTCGGCGTCGTCCAGGCGGTACCCGGTGGACCGCGCGTACCGGCGGCCCGTGAGCTGCGCGTATTCGTCGAACGCGCGGTCGGCCAGCGCCGCCACGTGGTCGAAGTAGAACGGCCGCTGCGCGGCCACGCCCTGCGCGTAGCTCTCCTGGTTCTGCACCACGCCGAGCATCGCCGGGTAGTCCAGGTCGAACATCTCGGGGATCCGGCGCCGCGTGTCGCCAAACACCAGGCGCTGCGCCGGCGTGGGCGATTCGATGCGGTCGGAGGGATCGCCCAGGTACTGCTTGACCAGCGCCGGCTCGGGCAGCCGCACGCTCTCGATCACGTGGCTGGTCAGGAATCCGTCCTGCGCGCAGATGCCGGGGTTCAGCGACAGCTCGGCGATCCGGTGCGCGATGAGATTCAGATCGGCCGCCTCCTGCACGTCCTTGGCAAAGATCTGGAAGAACCCCGTGTCGTCCACGGCATGGTAGTCGTCGTGGCCCGCGTGCACGTTGAGCGCGTGCTTGGTCATCGCTCGCGCCGCCACGTTGAGCACGTACGTCAGCCGCTTGCCCACGGCCGCGTACAACGACTCGTGCATGTACGCGATGCCCTGCCCGCTCGAGAAGTTGGTGGCGCGGAGCCCGGACATCGACATCCCCGCCGTGACCGCCGCGGCCGCGTGCTCGCCCTCGGGTTCGAAAAAGAGCAGCCGGCGGCCGTTCACGTTCTCACGGCCCTCGGCCACCGCCGCCGCCCATCCCTCGCCCATCTGCGTGGAGGGCGTGATGGGATACGCGCCGGCGGCCTCGCCGCCCGCGGTCTCCATGGCCACCACGGCGCCGCTGCCGTCCACGGCACGCGCCACTCCGGGAAACGGCGGCGCCGACGGCGCGCCGGATGCGGGCTTGTCCTTGGTCCACAGTTTCATGCGCTCTCGCTCCCGACAGTCGCCGGCACGCGGGCAAACTGCGCGCCGGAAAGCCACACGATCGCACCCGTCGGGCACCGCTCTACTGCGCGCTCCTCGGCGAGTGTGATACGCTCATAGTCCACCACGGCCACTCCACTCGCGATGCTGATCAATCCCGGCGCCGCGTCCTGCACGCACTTGCCGCAGGCGGTGCACGCCACGCGGCACTGCTCCAGTGCGTCGTCGCCGCCGATGAGATTGCGGCACTGCACCAGCAGGTGCGCGTCCAGCGGGAGGATCGTGAACAGCCCCTTGGGGCACGCCTCCACGCAGTCGCCGCACGCCGTGCACTTGGCCACGTCCACCACCGGCAGCCCCGTCTCGGTCATCCGGATGGCGTCGAACGTGCACGACCGCTCGCAGTCGGCCAGGCCCAGGCATCCCCACGCGCATCCCTTGCCGCCGCCGGCCACCGCCGCCGCCGCCGAACATGTCCCGAGCCCGCGATACTCCGCTTGAGAAAGCGCCACGTCAGTGCCGCCCGCGCAGAGCACGCGGGCCACGCGCCGCGACGCCGAGCCCGCGTCCACGCCCAGGAAGGCGGCGATCGCCGCGTGCACCGTGTCGCTGGCCACCGTGCACTCCGAGGGCGCGATCTGTCCGGCCACCGCGCCTTCGGCGAACGCGCGGCAGCCCGGATGTCCGCAGGCGCCGCAGTTGGCGTTGGGCAGCATCTGCGTCACGATCTCGATGCGCGGATCTTCGTAGACCCAGAGCTGCTTGTTGGCGATGGCAATGAACACGCCGAACACCAACCCGACCCCACCGAGGATCAAGATCGCGTGGAGGGTTACCGACAGGGCGTTCACGAGATCACGCCTGGCCGCTGAGGCCCGATTGCGTGATCAGCCACGACGCGATCCGGTCCACGGCGTCCGATGCCCCCACCGCCGGCGTGCCGGCGCCGCCCGCCGCGGGCACAGCGAACGGCGTGCGCGCGAGGTCGGCCAGCAGGCTCAGGTCCTGCCCCATCTGGAACGCGCTCAGCCCGCCGATCGCGCGCTTGGGCGCGTCGGGCAGGTGATGCACCGTGATCCGCTGCCACGGCTCCCGGCCGCCCAGCGGATCGTGCATAAAGACCGCCGCGCCCTGGGGCAGCACGGCCGCGATCGCCGGGCCGTCGAACGAGGCCACGCGATCGAGGCCGGTGCCGTCGGTGGTCTGCAGCACCAGCGTGCCGGCGGTGAGGCATCGCGCCAGCGGCGCCGGCGCGCACGGTCCGCGCACCACGAGCACCAGCTTCTCGCGCCCGTCGGCGAAGTCGGTGAGCGCGCCCGCGTGCACATCCACTCCGTCCACTTCCACCACGAGCGGCGGCGCCACGCGGCGTTCCGTCTTGGTCCAGTCCAGGAACTCCACGTCGTCCAGCAGCCGGTCGTGCTGCGCGGGCTGATACCGGCCGCCGCGCACCAGGTCCGCCAGCATCGCCGCGCCGAACGCCCGGCCGGCCGCGCTGAGCGCGCCGTTCACCGTGGCGCCCAGTCGGGCGCCCGGCGGCACGTTCACCACGAACAGATCGTTGCCGCGCGCGCTCACCGCCCGGAGCACCTCCACCGCGCGGCGCATCGCATCGAGGCCCGCCGCGTCCACCCGGCGGGCCTTGGGGAAGAGCGATGCGAACGCCGCCGCATCCATGCGCGAACTGCCGAACGCGCCCAGTTCCGCGCGAGCGCGCGCCGCCTCGTCCTCGCCGCTCGCGCCCTGTGCGGCAA
This genomic window from Gemmatimonadaceae bacterium contains:
- a CDS encoding (Fe-S)-binding protein — translated: MNALSVTLHAILILGGVGLVFGVFIAIANKQLWVYEDPRIEIVTQMLPNANCGACGHPGCRAFAEGAVAGQIAPSECTVASDTVHAAIAAFLGVDAGSASRRVARVLCAGGTDVALSQAEYRGLGTCSAAAAVAGGGKGCAWGCLGLADCERSCTFDAIRMTETGLPVVDVAKCTACGDCVEACPKGLFTILPLDAHLLVQCRNLIGGDDALEQCRVACTACGKCVQDAAPGLISIASGVAVVDYERITLAEERAVERCPTGAIVWLSGAQFARVPATVGSESA